A region from the Brassica napus cultivar Da-Ae chromosome C8, Da-Ae, whole genome shotgun sequence genome encodes:
- the LOC106423614 gene encoding uncharacterized protein LOC106423614 — protein sequence MSIKHVFFFMVVVFVVVSANAQLPQFPIPFPFPLPFQPSPGIPGLPDVAKCWSSVMDIPGCVIEIYTSILTGKFGHIGPSCCKAFLEAEANCLPKLPFNPLFPLKEQCSRIANAASPTTK from the coding sequence ATGtctattaaacatgtttttttctttatggtGGTTGTGTTTGTTGTAGTCTCTGCCAATGCTCAACTACCCCAGTTTCCCATCCCATTTCCTTTTCCACTCCCATTCCAACCAAGTCCCGGTATTCCCGGATTACCTGATGTAGCAAAATGTTGGTCTTCAGTGATGGATATTCCAGGATGCGTTATAGAGATTTACACATCCATACTCACAGGAAAATTTGGACATATAGGTCCTTCTTGTTGCAAAGCATTTTTGGAAGCCGAAGCCAATTGCTTACCGAAACTTCCATTCAACCCACTTTTTCCTCTCAAAGAACAATGTTCAAGAATTGCTAACGCAGCTTCTCCTACCACAAAATAG